The Alphaproteobacteria bacterium genome contains a region encoding:
- a CDS encoding Fe-S cluster assembly scaffold SufA, with the protein MDKSPLQITDRAKDQIKALLSQREKPCMGVRIGTRTKGCNGLSYTLEFAEHQEKYDEVIDCQDFKVFIDPKTILFILGSEMDFQTTELESGFVFKNPNEKGRCGCGESFHV; encoded by the coding sequence ATGGATAAATCGCCTCTTCAGATAACAGATCGGGCTAAAGATCAGATCAAAGCTCTGCTAAGCCAAAGGGAAAAACCTTGCATGGGTGTGCGCATTGGAACGCGCACCAAAGGATGTAACGGACTTTCTTACACCTTAGAGTTCGCCGAGCATCAAGAAAAATATGATGAAGTTATAGACTGTCAGGATTTTAAAGTTTTCATTGATCCTAAAACCATTCTTTTTATTCTTGGCAGTGAAATGGATTTTCAAACAACAGAGCTTGAATCGGGATTTGTCTTTAAAAACCCCAATGAAAAAGGACGTTGTGGGTGTGGAGAGTCATTTCATGTCTGA
- a CDS encoding Fe-S cluster assembly scaffold IscU: MAYSEKVIDHYEKPRNVGSLDAKDDQVGTGLVGAPACGDVMKLQVKISDDGRIEDAKFKTFGCGSAIASSSLITEWIKGKTIDEALEIKNRDVAEYLELPPVKIHCSVLAEDAIKSAIKDYQTKKSHR, translated from the coding sequence ATGGCTTATAGTGAAAAAGTAATAGATCATTACGAAAAACCAAGAAATGTTGGCAGTTTAGATGCGAAGGACGATCAGGTCGGCACAGGCTTAGTGGGCGCGCCTGCCTGCGGTGATGTGATGAAGCTTCAAGTAAAAATCAGCGATGATGGGCGCATCGAAGATGCTAAGTTCAAAACATTTGGCTGTGGATCGGCAATTGCTTCGAGCTCTCTTATCACGGAGTGGATCAAGGGAAAAACCATTGATGAGGCCCTTGAAATTAAGAATAGAGATGTGGCGGAGTATTTAGAATTGCCCCCAGTTAAAATCCACTGTTCTGTTTTAGCGGAAGATGCCATCAAATCAGCGATTAAAGATTATCAAACAAAAAAAAGTCATCGTTGA
- a CDS encoding IscS subfamily cysteine desulfurase: MSENNHIYLDYQSTTPCDLRVTEKMMPFLSEIFGNAHSRTHYHGWLAEQAIEKARKQVANIINASPKEIIFTSGATESNNLAIKGVAEFYRDKKTHIITCKTEHKCVLESCRWLERNGFDITYLDVEPNGLVNLETLNKAIRGETLMVSVMAINNEIGVIQPLKEIGALCRKRGIFFHTDAAQAVGKTPIDVEEMNIDLLSISGHKLYGPKGIGALYVRRKPRVRLVSQISGGGQERGMRSGTLSAFLCVGLGEACEIAQKEMAVESAQIQKLSYRLYQKLKESLPQIYLNGDPVMRYPGNLNISFAHVEGEGLMMGIKNLSVSSGSACTSASLEPSYVLKALGVDEELAHTSLRIGIGRFTTQEEVDQAAEDIIAAVTHLREMSPLWEMAQAGIDLKSIQWSGH, encoded by the coding sequence ATGTCAGAAAATAACCACATTTACCTCGATTATCAGTCAACAACACCCTGTGATCTGCGTGTTACAGAAAAAATGATGCCTTTTCTTTCAGAGATTTTTGGAAATGCACACTCACGGACCCATTATCATGGCTGGCTAGCGGAACAAGCGATTGAAAAGGCAAGAAAGCAGGTTGCCAATATTATTAATGCCAGCCCTAAAGAAATCATCTTCACCTCTGGCGCGACAGAGTCAAATAACTTGGCGATTAAGGGGGTTGCAGAATTTTATCGGGACAAAAAAACACATATCATCACCTGCAAAACAGAGCATAAATGTGTGCTTGAATCCTGTCGTTGGCTTGAAAGAAATGGATTTGACATTACGTACCTTGATGTAGAACCAAATGGCTTGGTAAATTTGGAGACTCTCAATAAGGCTATACGTGGAGAGACGTTAATGGTTTCGGTGATGGCTATTAACAACGAAATTGGGGTGATACAGCCGCTGAAAGAAATTGGTGCTTTATGCCGCAAGCGCGGCATCTTTTTCCATACAGATGCAGCCCAAGCTGTGGGGAAAACTCCCATAGACGTTGAGGAGATGAACATAGATTTATTGAGCATCTCAGGTCATAAATTGTACGGTCCCAAGGGCATTGGTGCGTTGTATGTTCGACGTAAGCCCCGCGTGCGTCTGGTTTCTCAGATCAGTGGCGGCGGTCAAGAGAGAGGGATGCGTTCGGGCACGCTTTCTGCTTTCTTATGTGTCGGATTAGGAGAAGCATGTGAAATTGCTCAGAAAGAAATGGCTGTAGAGTCTGCACAGATTCAAAAGTTGAGTTACCGATTGTATCAAAAGCTCAAGGAAAGCTTGCCTCAGATCTATTTAAATGGAGATCCAGTCATGCGTTATCCTGGCAACTTAAATATAAGTTTTGCCCACGTTGAAGGAGAAGGACTTATGATGGGTATCAAAAACTTGTCTGTTTCATCGGGCTCTGCATGTACATCTGCCTCTCTTGAACCTTCATATGTTCTCAAGGCGTTGGGCGTGGATGAAGAATTAGCACATACGTCTTTGCGCATTGGCATAGGACGATTTACAACCCAAGAAGAAGTTGACCAAGCAGCTGAGGATATTATCGCTGCTGTTACCCACCTACGAGAAATGAGCCCTTTATGGGAAATGGCTCAAGCCGGCATTGATTTGAAATCAATTCAATGGTCCGGTCATTAA
- a CDS encoding cysteine desulfurase: MRVKMLKRVYLDYNATVPPLPACLEAISHTMQTTLGNSSSVHHWGQNTRRLLERARKTLAESIEAHPDHVVFTSGGTEGNNHLLRGAPWHVVLMDPTAHDSAFKALEKGEMLKVSESGVIDLAHLEKKLSTCADQGSVLISVNSPNNETGVIQPLEDIVRLAHAYDHVFVHVDASQALGKVPLSFSKLAIDAMTLCAHKMGGPQGIGALVLRETISLQSLMRGGGQEKSRRSGTENIMAICGWQAALENMPDLQHLRKWHDHLETVLRTAAPESVVVGGQAPRVCNTTNITMPGVPNHTQVMSLDLAGFAVSAGSACSSGKVSISRVIKAMIPQDSVAETALRISSGWQTTQSDLDHFSKAWIQLFNQTRQNK; the protein is encoded by the coding sequence ATGAGAGTAAAAATGCTTAAGAGGGTTTACTTGGATTATAATGCAACGGTGCCCCCGCTTCCTGCTTGTCTTGAGGCTATAAGCCATACAATGCAAACGACGTTAGGAAATTCTTCTTCAGTGCATCATTGGGGCCAAAATACCCGAAGACTTCTGGAAAGAGCGCGCAAAACACTTGCTGAAAGTATTGAGGCGCATCCAGATCATGTTGTTTTTACCAGTGGCGGAACAGAGGGTAACAACCATCTTTTGCGAGGAGCTCCTTGGCATGTTGTCTTAATGGACCCAACTGCACATGACAGCGCTTTCAAAGCCCTTGAAAAAGGAGAGATGCTGAAGGTTAGTGAATCAGGGGTGATTGATCTGGCGCACCTTGAAAAAAAACTGTCTACATGTGCTGATCAAGGATCGGTGCTGATTTCCGTTAATTCCCCGAATAATGAGACAGGTGTGATTCAACCCTTGGAAGACATTGTTCGGTTAGCGCATGCATATGATCACGTGTTCGTACATGTTGATGCTTCGCAAGCACTGGGGAAGGTACCTCTTTCATTTTCTAAACTTGCAATCGATGCCATGACTCTCTGTGCCCATAAAATGGGCGGGCCTCAGGGTATAGGTGCTTTGGTTCTACGAGAGACTATTTCTTTGCAAAGTCTGATGCGCGGGGGTGGTCAAGAAAAAAGCCGCAGATCTGGCACTGAAAACATTATGGCCATTTGTGGCTGGCAGGCGGCTTTAGAAAATATGCCTGATCTGCAGCATCTTAGAAAATGGCATGATCACCTTGAAACAGTTTTACGCACGGCAGCGCCAGAATCTGTTGTTGTTGGCGGGCAAGCGCCGCGTGTTTGTAACACAACTAATATTACCATGCCCGGTGTGCCAAACCATACACAAGTGATGTCATTGGATTTGGCCGGGTTTGCAGTTAGTGCGGGCAGTGCTTGTTCATCTGGAAAAGTTTCGATATCACGGGTTATCAAAGCGATGATACCTCAGGATTCTGTTGCTGAAACAGCTCTACGTATTAGTAGTGGTTGGCAAACAACGCAATCAGACTTAGACCATTTTTCAAAAGCCTGGATTCAGCTTTTTAATCAAACGAGACAAAATAAATAG
- a CDS encoding Rrf2 family transcriptional regulator: MKLGTRGRYAVMAILDLALNEKNGPVSLSSIAERQSISLSYLEQIFNKLRRHQIVSSIRGAGGGYRLSKSTGDIFIADVIQAVDEPMRVTRCVPHSKKGCMANGARCLTHYLWADLGDQILSYLQGISLKDALRRHQSGVSDPAYSFMYESKNA; this comes from the coding sequence ATGAAGCTTGGAACACGTGGAAGATACGCCGTAATGGCCATTCTCGATTTAGCTTTGAATGAGAAAAACGGGCCCGTTTCACTTTCTTCTATTGCGGAGCGTCAAAGCATCTCTCTTAGCTATCTTGAGCAAATTTTTAATAAGCTGCGCCGTCATCAGATTGTATCAAGTATCCGAGGCGCTGGTGGTGGGTATCGTTTGAGCAAGAGCACTGGAGATATATTTATTGCAGATGTGATTCAAGCAGTGGATGAGCCTATGCGGGTCACCCGATGTGTGCCGCACAGTAAAAAAGGGTGTATGGCCAATGGTGCGCGTTGTTTGACCCATTATTTGTGGGCTGATCTTGGAGACCAAATTCTATCCTATTTACAGGGCATTTCGCTAAAAGATGCGCTGAGAAGGCATCAGTCTGGAGTGAGTGACCCCGCGTATTCTTTCATGTATGAGAGTAAAAATGCTTAA
- a CDS encoding alpha/beta hydrolase codes for MADIVIPGPAGRLEVKHHAQINNPEAPTALVLHPHPLHGGTMNNKMTYTLYQSFYRAGFHVCRFNFRGIGKSTGEYDHGEGELSDTATVMDWLQIQYKDSRNFWISGFSFGAWIAMQLLMRRPEITGFVIASPPANKYDFSFLAPCPVSGLILQGDQDDVVDPTSVNNLVKKLRQQKDIQISYEPIQGTDHFFLNRLQEASQLIESYLKKEV; via the coding sequence ATGGCAGACATCGTTATTCCAGGCCCCGCAGGGCGGTTAGAAGTAAAGCACCACGCTCAGATAAACAATCCTGAAGCTCCCACGGCTCTTGTTCTGCACCCACACCCTCTTCATGGCGGGACCATGAATAATAAAATGACATATACCCTTTACCAATCGTTTTATCGCGCTGGGTTTCACGTTTGTCGGTTTAATTTTAGGGGGATTGGCAAATCCACCGGCGAGTATGATCATGGTGAAGGTGAGTTAAGTGATACCGCCACTGTTATGGATTGGCTGCAAATACAGTATAAAGATTCGCGAAACTTTTGGATCTCTGGTTTCTCATTCGGCGCCTGGATCGCCATGCAATTGTTGATGCGCCGGCCAGAAATCACCGGATTCGTTATCGCTTCCCCCCCTGCAAATAAATATGATTTTAGCTTTTTAGCGCCTTGCCCTGTATCAGGTCTCATCCTTCAAGGAGATCAAGATGATGTTGTTGATCCTACCAGCGTTAACAATCTCGTCAAAAAGCTACGACAACAAAAAGATATACAGATCAGCTATGAACCCATTCAGGGGACAGATCATTTCTTTTTAAACAGGCTGCAAGAGGCGTCTCAGCTCATTGAATCTTATCTAAAAAAAGAAGTATAA
- a CDS encoding acetyl-CoA carboxylase carboxyl transferase subunit beta translates to MNWISNYVRPKLRALVGAKNETPENLWTKCPKCEQMLFMRDLERNHNVCTLCDHHLRMSAEQRLKFLFDDGQYKEITLPEALHDPLKFRDTKRYSERLKTYRDKTKHSDAVRIASGTISNEKLVICAFDFNFMGGSMGIVVGESIVKAAEEALRLKKPLLIITASGGARMQEGAFSLMQMPKTMVAVAMMKSAGLPYLVLLTDPTTGGVSASFAMAGDIAIAEPQAMIGFAGRRVIEETIREKLPDDFQTAEHLLKHGMIDMIVHRHDLRSKLARILRPLNQKIVAKAK, encoded by the coding sequence ATGAACTGGATTAGCAACTATGTGCGTCCAAAGCTCCGCGCTCTTGTAGGAGCTAAGAACGAAACGCCTGAAAACCTTTGGACCAAATGCCCCAAGTGTGAGCAAATGCTTTTCATGCGCGATCTGGAGCGCAACCACAATGTATGCACATTGTGTGATCATCACTTGCGCATGTCGGCAGAGCAGCGCTTAAAGTTTTTGTTTGATGATGGTCAGTATAAAGAAATCACCTTGCCGGAAGCTTTGCATGATCCTCTTAAGTTTAGAGACACCAAAAGATACTCTGAGCGTCTAAAAACATACCGTGATAAAACCAAGCATTCTGATGCTGTTCGCATTGCTTCAGGAACAATTTCCAATGAAAAATTGGTGATTTGTGCTTTTGACTTCAATTTCATGGGTGGATCAATGGGAATTGTTGTCGGTGAATCCATTGTTAAAGCTGCTGAAGAAGCCCTCCGCCTTAAAAAGCCGCTCTTGATTATCACGGCTTCAGGGGGCGCGCGGATGCAAGAAGGCGCTTTTTCTCTCATGCAAATGCCAAAAACCATGGTGGCTGTTGCAATGATGAAAAGTGCCGGCCTTCCCTATTTGGTGTTACTCACTGATCCGACAACTGGTGGTGTTTCAGCCTCTTTTGCAATGGCCGGTGATATAGCCATTGCTGAACCCCAGGCAATGATTGGATTTGCAGGCCGTCGAGTTATTGAAGAAACCATTCGTGAGAAGCTGCCAGATGACTTTCAAACGGCAGAGCACCTGCTTAAGCATGGCATGATTGATATGATTGTGCATCGTCATGATCTGCGAAGCAAGCTGGCTCGGATTTTAAGACCATTGAATCAGAAGATAGTCGCAAAAGCTAAGTAG
- a CDS encoding integration host factor subunit beta: MTQSELVDRLMKRMPQKSRMDVEHIVKIFFDAIVKALEKNHRVELRGFGSFYVKHRTPRVGCDPRTGKALNESLNS, from the coding sequence ATGACGCAGTCAGAGTTAGTTGATCGTCTTATGAAAAGGATGCCACAAAAATCAAGAATGGACGTTGAGCACATCGTTAAAATTTTCTTTGATGCTATCGTGAAAGCTCTTGAGAAAAATCATCGTGTGGAACTAAGAGGCTTCGGCTCTTTTTATGTCAAACACCGAACGCCCCGCGTTGGGTGTGATCCGCGGACAGGCAAGGCATTGAACGAAAGTCTTAATTCATAA
- the nhaA gene encoding Na+/H+ antiporter NhaA, whose translation MKYQSVKTFIHNPKNVGLLLTISTIIALVWQNSPWRPLYTDLFSAQLSLPLGVVTINKSVSLWINDGLMAVFFLHVGLEIKRELLQGELNSFKKALLPAIGAMGGLIIPIVLYKLFVDSASAYANGWAIPAATDIAFALALLSLVSSKVPQSLKIILLAMAIIDDIAAVIIIAFFYTPHLDISFLLWAIIPLFGLWTLNRRGIGVTGFYIPLGFLLWVLILKSGIHATLAGIMFAFFIPIKANKQNKSMLITLEKKLHVVVMGFILPLFALANAGIPLTNISIENLTHPMTYGIMAGLFFGSQIGVFGSVRIAKLLGVCTLPDNIRWSHFYGLSALMGIGFTMSLFIANLSFTDPDILDRARLSILLGSSASAILGYSILKLIPAKARIQY comes from the coding sequence ATGAAATATCAATCAGTCAAAACATTCATTCATAATCCCAAAAATGTGGGCCTCTTGCTAACTATCTCAACCATTATTGCTCTTGTGTGGCAAAACAGCCCTTGGCGCCCTCTTTATACAGATCTGTTTTCAGCCCAGCTTTCTCTGCCATTGGGAGTGGTGACAATTAATAAGTCCGTATCGCTCTGGATCAACGATGGATTAATGGCAGTTTTTTTCTTGCACGTTGGTTTGGAAATCAAACGGGAACTCTTACAAGGAGAACTCAACTCTTTCAAAAAAGCACTACTCCCCGCGATAGGTGCGATGGGAGGGCTTATCATACCAATTGTACTTTATAAACTGTTTGTTGACAGTGCATCAGCCTATGCTAATGGTTGGGCCATACCTGCTGCAACGGATATCGCCTTTGCACTTGCACTTTTATCTCTCGTTTCTTCAAAAGTGCCTCAATCCCTTAAAATCATTCTTTTAGCCATGGCAATTATTGATGATATTGCTGCCGTCATTATCATTGCCTTTTTCTACACACCCCATTTAGACATAAGTTTTTTACTATGGGCAATAATTCCTCTCTTTGGTTTATGGACCCTGAACCGAAGAGGCATAGGTGTCACAGGCTTTTATATACCCTTGGGATTCTTGTTGTGGGTTTTGATCCTAAAATCCGGCATTCATGCAACCCTCGCAGGAATTATGTTCGCTTTTTTCATTCCTATAAAAGCCAATAAGCAAAATAAGTCTATGTTGATCACGTTAGAGAAAAAGCTGCATGTCGTTGTCATGGGTTTTATTTTACCTCTTTTCGCGCTGGCGAATGCCGGTATTCCTCTCACAAATATTTCCATTGAAAACCTCACACATCCCATGACCTATGGAATCATGGCGGGATTGTTCTTTGGTAGTCAGATTGGTGTTTTTGGAAGTGTGAGAATAGCGAAACTCCTGGGTGTTTGCACGCTTCCTGATAACATTCGCTGGTCCCACTTTTATGGTCTCTCAGCACTGATGGGAATCGGGTTTACCATGAGTCTTTTCATTGCCAATTTATCCTTTACCGATCCTGATATTCTTGATCGGGCACGATTAAGCATCTTACTGGGGTCATCTGCCTCAGCCATTTTAGGATACAGCATCCTGAAGCTTATTCCAGCAAAAGCCCGGATTCAGTATTGA
- a CDS encoding enoyl-[acyl-carrier-protein] reductase FabI (Catalyzes a key regulatory step in fatty acid biosynthesis), which translates to MNHQLLKGKRGLIMGVANEFSIAWGIAKAFAENGAELAFTYQNDLLLRRVKPLAESIRSDYIIGCDVANDADIDQTFENIQQKWGELDFVVHAIAFSDKNELKGKYCHTSRGNFNTALDISCYSFTAVCQRAYPLMKKGGSFLTMSYYGAEKVMPNYNVMGVAKAALESSVKYIAADLGEYQIRVNSISAGPMRTLAARGIGDFNYILQWNQRNAPLRRNTTMDDIAGSALYLASDLGAGVTGENLHVDGGYHVVGMKAIEAEDIPLVR; encoded by the coding sequence ATGAATCATCAACTTCTTAAAGGTAAGCGCGGCCTCATTATGGGGGTTGCTAACGAATTTTCAATTGCATGGGGCATCGCTAAAGCTTTTGCCGAAAATGGCGCCGAGCTTGCATTCACCTATCAAAATGATCTACTTTTGCGTCGGGTCAAACCCCTGGCAGAAAGCATTAGATCAGATTATATCATTGGCTGCGATGTTGCCAATGACGCTGACATTGACCAAACATTTGAAAACATTCAGCAAAAATGGGGTGAACTTGATTTTGTTGTTCACGCGATTGCTTTCTCTGATAAAAACGAACTCAAAGGCAAATACTGCCATACAAGCCGCGGCAACTTTAACACTGCATTAGATATCTCATGCTATTCTTTCACAGCTGTCTGTCAACGTGCTTATCCCCTTATGAAAAAGGGTGGAAGCTTCTTAACCATGAGTTACTATGGTGCTGAGAAAGTGATGCCCAACTACAACGTTATGGGTGTTGCAAAAGCTGCTCTTGAATCAAGCGTAAAATATATTGCGGCCGACCTTGGAGAATACCAAATCAGAGTTAACTCTATTTCAGCAGGCCCCATGCGGACATTGGCGGCTAGAGGAATTGGTGATTTCAATTACATTCTTCAGTGGAACCAAAGAAATGCGCCTCTACGCCGCAACACAACAATGGATGACATTGCTGGATCTGCCCTCTACCTAGCAAGTGATCTAGGTGCTGGTGTCACAGGTGAGAACCTTCACGTTGATGGGGGGTATCACGTGGTGGGTATGAAAGCAATTGAAGCCGAAGATATCCCTCTCGTTCGCTAA
- a CDS encoding TIGR00282 family metallophosphoesterase, giving the protein MKILVCGDVVGKSGREAIKSYIPELQKKHSLDLIIVNGENAAHGFGLNQKICQEFYDCGVDVITTGNHVWDQRDFAHDIENNPTVIRPLNYPQQAPGKGYVVHKLAYGRKVLVINVMGNLFMDSLNLAFPAVENVVNFYDLGKDVAATIVDVHAEATSEKNAMGYFLDGRVSAVVGTHTHIPTSDTRILPRGTGYQTDLGMCGDYNSVVGFCSEQPVKRFLKHGPTERLSPAEGPGTLSGTLITTDDETGLCREILPIVQGPHLINR; this is encoded by the coding sequence ATGAAAATATTGGTTTGTGGTGATGTGGTTGGTAAGTCAGGTCGTGAGGCGATAAAGTCTTATATACCAGAACTACAAAAGAAACATAGCCTTGACCTCATCATTGTAAATGGTGAAAACGCCGCCCATGGGTTTGGCCTTAATCAAAAAATTTGCCAAGAATTCTATGATTGTGGCGTTGATGTGATTACAACCGGCAACCATGTGTGGGATCAGCGAGACTTTGCTCATGATATCGAGAACAATCCTACCGTCATTCGTCCTTTAAATTATCCTCAGCAAGCACCTGGCAAAGGATATGTGGTTCATAAATTGGCCTATGGAAGAAAAGTTTTGGTTATTAATGTGATGGGTAACTTGTTTATGGATAGCCTGAACCTTGCTTTTCCAGCCGTTGAAAATGTTGTTAACTTTTATGATCTTGGAAAAGATGTTGCCGCTACAATTGTTGATGTACATGCTGAGGCAACCAGTGAGAAAAATGCCATGGGCTATTTTTTGGATGGCCGTGTGTCTGCTGTTGTTGGAACGCATACGCATATTCCTACATCTGATACAAGAATTTTACCAAGAGGAACGGGGTACCAAACGGATTTAGGCATGTGCGGTGATTACAATTCGGTTGTTGGTTTTTGCTCAGAACAGCCTGTGAAACGCTTTCTTAAACATGGACCGACAGAGAGATTGTCACCAGCCGAAGGCCCTGGAACACTGAGTGGTACGTTAATCACCACAGATGATGAAACAGGGTTGTGCCGGGAAATCCTTCCCATTGTTCAAGGGCCCCACCTTATTAATCGATAG
- a CDS encoding 5-formyltetrahydrofolate cyclo-ligase encodes MKEKWRKQYRNQRRIFQETAPNLHKDYSLEIAKKLTQILPDEGLVASYLAFDAEVDLTWINASLMQQNRLLLPGVHDSYQALHFFHVTEKTAFKTSSHGMQEPKSTDNALWPDVVLVPLVAFGPTGVRLGFGKGHYDRTFSKVEKRPTLIGIGFSMSYCSALTSETHDIPLNMVVTEKRVHTY; translated from the coding sequence ATGAAAGAAAAATGGCGTAAGCAGTATCGGAACCAAAGGCGTATCTTTCAGGAAACCGCTCCCAATCTTCACAAAGACTATAGCTTAGAGATTGCGAAAAAGCTGACGCAGATTTTGCCTGATGAGGGACTGGTTGCGAGCTATCTTGCCTTTGATGCTGAGGTGGATTTGACATGGATCAATGCGTCTTTGATGCAGCAAAATCGGCTACTTCTTCCTGGTGTGCATGATTCTTATCAGGCGCTTCACTTTTTCCACGTGACAGAAAAAACGGCCTTTAAAACATCTTCTCATGGCATGCAAGAGCCCAAGTCAACGGATAACGCTTTATGGCCGGATGTTGTTCTGGTGCCGCTTGTTGCCTTTGGCCCCACAGGCGTGCGTTTAGGGTTTGGTAAAGGGCATTATGACCGCACCTTTTCAAAGGTGGAGAAACGACCTACTCTTATTGGCATTGGTTTTTCAATGAGTTATTGCTCAGCCTTAACTTCAGAGACGCATGATATTCCTTTGAACATGGTTGTTACAGAAAAGAGGGTTCATACTTATTAA
- a CDS encoding deoxyribodipyrimidine photolyase has product MSTQLVWFRNDLRLKDNPAFYQAANLGPVLAVYIDSWPRPDGSNSTWWRHQSLLKLHQDLKKQGGGLVYLKGEPEKWIPQIAKEYNVLGIHWNRLYEKPAIERDQRLKQSLKELEVDAHSYNGSLLFEPWTVQTKQGDFFKVFTPFWKNCLEHEDRIGPDLPAPDKVEFAKHSLEEISIKVDVKCPTSDRVGDPDEKAAWEKLEMFVEDRLENYATGRDMPAEKSTSELSAYLRFGNISPRQIWHYVRNKASGKAMHKFLSEVGWREFSYNLLYHFPELGKVNYQSKFNAFPWRQKEDYQEDLKRWQQGKTGYPLVDAGMRQLNQSGYMHNRIRMVVGSFLTKNLLIPWQEGEAYFWEHLYDADPASNTASWQWIAGSGADAAPYFRVFNPVLQSKKFDPEGAYIRSWVQELKGIDDAVIHAPWEKESDIQENYKVVLGKDYPKPMVDLKATRDRALSAYEKIKENADN; this is encoded by the coding sequence ATGTCGACACAATTAGTTTGGTTCCGCAACGATTTAAGATTAAAGGACAACCCTGCTTTCTATCAGGCTGCCAATCTTGGCCCCGTTTTAGCTGTGTATATCGACAGTTGGCCCCGGCCCGATGGCAGTAACAGCACATGGTGGCGGCACCAAAGTTTACTCAAGCTTCATCAAGACCTGAAAAAGCAAGGGGGTGGACTGGTGTATCTTAAGGGAGAGCCTGAAAAATGGATCCCCCAAATAGCCAAAGAGTATAATGTTTTGGGCATTCATTGGAATCGGCTCTATGAAAAGCCAGCCATTGAGAGAGATCAACGGTTGAAGCAGTCTCTGAAAGAGTTGGAGGTTGATGCTCATTCTTATAATGGCTCTCTGTTGTTTGAGCCGTGGACGGTTCAAACCAAACAAGGCGACTTTTTTAAGGTCTTTACCCCTTTTTGGAAAAACTGCCTTGAGCATGAAGATCGAATCGGCCCTGATTTGCCTGCGCCTGACAAAGTTGAATTTGCCAAACATTCACTGGAAGAGATTTCTATCAAGGTTGATGTGAAATGTCCAACGTCTGATCGCGTGGGCGATCCTGATGAAAAAGCAGCCTGGGAGAAGCTTGAAATGTTTGTTGAGGATCGTCTTGAAAATTATGCCACAGGACGCGATATGCCAGCTGAAAAATCAACATCAGAGCTTTCAGCATACCTACGATTTGGCAACATTTCACCCAGACAGATCTGGCATTATGTGCGCAACAAAGCCAGTGGCAAAGCCATGCATAAGTTTTTATCCGAAGTTGGTTGGCGTGAATTTTCTTATAATTTACTTTATCATTTTCCTGAACTTGGCAAAGTAAACTATCAGTCTAAATTCAATGCTTTCCCTTGGCGTCAAAAGGAAGACTATCAAGAAGATTTGAAACGCTGGCAGCAAGGTAAAACAGGTTACCCATTGGTGGATGCCGGCATGCGTCAACTTAACCAATCAGGCTATATGCATAACCGGATTCGAATGGTGGTTGGGTCTTTTTTAACGAAGAATCTCCTGATTCCATGGCAAGAGGGGGAGGCCTATTTTTGGGAACATCTCTATGATGCAGATCCCGCTAGTAACACCGCAAGTTGGCAATGGATTGCTGGATCAGGCGCCGATGCAGCTCCTTATTTTCGGGTCTTTAATCCTGTCTTGCAAAGTAAAAAATTTGATCCAGAGGGTGCTTACATCCGCTCATGGGTGCAGGAGTTGAAAGGCATTGATGACGCTGTGATTCACGCGCCCTGGGAAAAGGAAAGTGATATTCAAGAAAATTATAAGGTTGTTCTGGGGAAAGACTACCCTAAACCCATGGTTGATTTGAAAGCGACGCGCGATCGCGCACTGTCAGCTTATGAGAAAATTAAAGAAAATGCTGACAACTGA